In the Drosophila gunungcola strain Sukarami unplaced genomic scaffold, Dgunungcola_SK_2 000001F, whole genome shotgun sequence genome, one interval contains:
- the LOC128263338 gene encoding WD repeat-containing protein 82: MKIKLIDSVVRSFKVAKIFRENTDKINAIDFAPNGEHLISCSEDDQIVIYDCEKGTQSRTVNSKKYGVDLIHFTHANNTAIHSSTKVDDTIRYLSLHDNKYLRYFPGHTKKVISLCISPVEDTFLSGSLDKTLRLWDLRSPNCQGLMHLSGRPIAAYDPEGLIFAAGVNSESIKLYDLRSFDKGPFVTFKLNQEKECDWTGLKFSRDGKTILISTNGSVIRLVDAFHGTPLQTFTGYPNNKGIAIEASFSPDSQFIFSGSTDGRVHIWNADTGNKVSVLNGDHPGPVQCVQFNPKYMMLASACTNMAFWLPTSEEGL, from the coding sequence ATGAAGATAAAACTAATAGATTCGGTGGTGCGGAGCTTCAAGGTGGCCAAGATCTTCCGGGAGAACACGGACAAGATCAACGCGATCGACTTTGCGCCGAACGGGGAGCACCTGATCTCGTGCAGCGAGGATGACCAGATTGTGATCTACGACTGCGAAAAGGGGACGCAGTCGCGCACCGTGAACTCAAAAAAGTACGGCGTGGACTTGATCCACTTTACGCATGCCAACAACACGGCCATCCACAGTTCCACGAAGGTGGACGACACCATCCGGTATCTGAGCCTGCACGACAACAAATACCTGCGCTACTTTCCCGGCCACACCAAGAAGGTCATCTCGCTGTGCATCTCGCCGGTGGAGGACACCTTCCTCTCCGGCTCGCTGGACAAGACGCTGCGGCTGTGGGACCTGCGCTCGCCCAACTGCCAGGGCCTGATGCACCTCTCCGGCCGCCCCATTGCCGCCTACGATCCCGAGGGCCTGATCTTCGCCGCCGGCGTCAACTCGGAGAGCATCAAGTTGTACGATTTGCGCTCCTTCGACAAGGGCCCCTTCGTCACGTTTAAGCTCAACCAGGAGAAGGAGTGCGACTGGACGGGGCTGAAGTTCTCACGGGATGGCAAAACCATCCTGATCAGCACAAATGGCTCGGTCATCCGTCTGGTCGACGCCTTCCACGGCACTCCGCTGCAAACGTTCACCGGCTATCCGAACAACAAGGGCATCGCCATCGAGGCCAGCTTCAGCCCGGACTCGCAGTTCATCTTCTCGGGCAGCACCGATGGACGTGTGCACATCTGGAACGCCGACACGGGCAACAAGGTGTCCGTGCTGAATGGCGACCATCCGGGGCCGGTGCAGTGCGTCCAATTCAATCCCAAGTACATGATGCTGGCCTCCGCCTGCACCAACATGGCCTTCTGGCTGCCCACATCCGAAGAGGGCTTGTAG
- the LOC128263337 gene encoding mitochondrial ribosome-associated GTPase 2, whose amino-acid sequence MLFITGRSFLGRFSLDISKNVKPIGLIANYCQAATALRPKKPKSTRKEAQYFSDAKRIRAIGGKGGDGCVSFLQLWCNERAGPDGGDGGHGGHVVFQASNDVRNFNHVDSILKAEEGERGGSKDCHGKNAKHAVIKVPIGTVIRNAQGLIVGDLGQADLMFVAARGGAGGKGNRFFTTDKETSPKVCEYGPSGEDLSYTLELRSMADVGLIGYPNAGKSTLLNALTRAKPKVAPYAFTTLRPHLGTVQYDDHVQLTIADLPGLVPDAHRNKGLGIQFLKHAERCTLLLFVLDASAPEPWTHYEQLMHELQQFGGRLASRPQLVVANKLDVEEGQGNFEELQRRLQNPVLGISAKMGHNLGQLLNSIRKGYDRHKDQSKTSS is encoded by the exons ATGTTGTTTATAACCGGCAGATCTTTCCTAGGGCGGTTTTCCTTAGATATATCCAAAAATGTGAAACCAATTGGACTTATAGCCAACTATTGCCAGGCAGCCACTGCCCTGCGTCCAAAGAAGCCGAAATCCACCCGAAAAGAG GCGCAGTACTTTTCCGATGCCAAGAGGATTCGCGCCATCGGCGGAAAAGGCGGCGATGGCTGCGTGTCCTTCCTGCAACTGTGGTGCAACGAGAGGGCCGGTCCGGATGGCGGCGATGGTGGCCATGGCGGCCATGTAGTGTTCCAGGCCTCCAACGATGTGCGCAACTTCAACCACGTGGACAGTATACTTAAAGCGGAGGAAGGAGAGCGGGGTGGCTCCAAGGATTGCCATGGCAAGAATGCTAAGCATGCTGTGATCAAGGTGCCCATAGGCACCGTTATCAGGAATGCCCAGGGACTCATTGTGGGAGATCTGGGCCAAGCGGACCTCATGTTTGTGGCCGCTCGAGGTGGAGCCGGTGGCAAGGGCAATCGCTTCTTCACCACGGACAAGGAAACCAGTCCGAAGGTTTGCGAATATGGCCCCAGTGGCGAGGATCTCTCCTACACCCTGGAACTGCGCAGCATGGCAGACGTCGGCTTAATTGGCTATCCAAATGCGGGGAAGAGTACCCTGCTTAATGCCCTAACCCGGGCCAAGCCAAAGGTGGCTCCGTATGCATTCACCACGCTGCGTCCTCATCTGGGTACTGTGCAGTACGATGACCACGTTCAGCTTACCATCGCCGATCTTCCCGGACTCGTGCCCGATGCCCATCGCAACAAGGGCCTGGGAATTCAGTTCCTGAAGCATGCCGAGCGTTGCACGCTGCTGCTGTTCGTCTTGGACGCCAGTGCTCCGGAGCCCTGGACACACTACGAGCAGCTCATGCACGAGCTGCAGCAGTTTGGCGGTCGCCTAGCGAGTCGCCCGCAATTGGTGGTGGCCAATAAACTGGACGTGGAGGAGGGACAAGGTAATTTCGAGGAGCTGCAGCGCCGACTACAGAATCCCGTGCTGGGCATCAGTGCCAAGATGGGTCACAATCTGGGACAACTCCTGAACAGCATACGCAAAGGATACGACCGTCATAAGGACCAGTCCAAGACCTCCAGTTAA
- the LOC128263340 gene encoding haloacid dehalogenase-like hydrolase domain-containing protein 2: MFLFLRGSRSFTRMSIQAALIDLSGTLHVEDEPTPNAVEALKRLRDAGVAVKFVTNTTKDSKATLHARLCRIGFQLDPLEIYSSLSAAIAFVENEKLNPYYILSDDARQDFPPEDTRRYKDSVVIGLAPKAFSYDRLNEAFNVLLENKNHKLVAVHQGKYYKRADGLALGPGCFVKGLEYATGRTAKVIGKPNPYFFEGALAGRDPASCVMIGDDAYDDIVGAMSVGMQGILVKTGKYLPDVNPSPPPTALVENFDAAVDWIIQKNKS; encoded by the exons atgtttttgttcttgAGAGGAAGCAGGAGCTTTACAAGGATGTCCATTCAAGCAGCCCTCATCGATCTCAGTGGCACCTTGCACGTGGAAGATGAACCCACTCCGAATGCGGTCGAGGCTTTAAAAAG ATTGCGTGATGCTGGCGTCGCGGTCAAGTTCGTTACAAATACCACAAAGGACTCGAAGGCCACTCTACATGCAAGACTCTGCAGGATTGGCTTCCAGCTGGACCCCTTGGAGATATACAGTTCCTTGAGTGCTGCAATCGCGTTTGTGGAGAATGAGAAACTGAATCCGTACTACATTCTGTCCGATGATGCTCGCCAGGATTTTCCACCGGAGGATACCAGGCGCTACAAGGATTCAGTGGTGATTGGCCTAGCACCTAAGGCCTTTAGCTATGACCGGCTGAACGAGGCTTTCAA TGTCTTGTTGGAGAATAAGAACCACAAACTGGTGGCCGTGCATCAGGGTAAATACTACAAGCGTGCCGATGGACTGGCTCTGGGTCCCGGATGCTTTGTCAAGGGTCTGGAGTACGCCACAGGACGAACCGCCAAAGTGATTGGCAAGCCCAATCCGTATTTCTTCGAGGGAGCTCTTGCTGGCCGGGATCCCGCCTCCTGCGTTATGATAGGAGAT GATGCCTATGATGACATTGTGGGCGCCATGAGCGTGGGCATGCAGGGAATTTTGGTCAAGACTGGCAAATACTTGCCAGATGTCAATCCATCGCCACCACCAACAGCTTTGGTGGAAAACTTTGACGCTGCAGTGGATTGGATAATACAGAAGAATAAATCTTAG
- the LOC128263336 gene encoding alanine--tRNA ligase, cytoplasmic: MKYLTAKEVRDAYLGFFKEQKHIYVHSSSTIPLDDPTLLFANAGMNQFKPIFLGTADPNSEMSKWVRVANTQKCIRAGGKHNDLDDVGKDVYHHTFFEMLGNWSFGDYFKKEICSWAWEFLTQRLSLPKDRLYVTYFGGDEASGLEPDLECKQLWLDLGLKPEHILPGSMKDNFWEMGETGPCGPCSELHFDRIGGRSVPELVNMDDPDVLEIWNLVFIQFNRESDGSLKQLPRKHIDCGMGFERLVSVIQNKRSNYDTDLFVPLFEAIQAGTGAPAYQGRVGADDVDGIDMAYRVLADHARTITIALADGGTPDNTGRGYVLRRILRRAVRYATEKLNAKPGFFATLVNTVVDLLGDAFPEVKKDPQHIIDIINEEELQFLKTLTRGRNLLNRTIEKLGNQTIIPGDVAWRLYDTYGFPVDLTQLMAEEKSLQIDMDGYEAAKQNSYVLSQGKGASKIDEINLDVHGISQLQEQGVPPTNDSFKYKYEAVSEERDSAYNYGVCNSKIVALRFENQFVNEISSGQKAGIVLDKTNFYAESGGQIYDQGALVKVNDEANEFLVDRVYNRGGYILHIGVVEGTLKVGDELELHIDVERRWLTMKNHSATHALNHCLLQVLGKDTEQKGSLVVPEKLRFDFNSKAAMTIEQVAKTEQLTKDMVYKNVPIYAKESQLALAKKIRGLRSVFDEVYPDPVRVISFGVSVDELEQNPDSEAGEQTSVEFCGGTHLRRSGHIMDFVISSEEAIAKGIRRIVALTGPEALKALKKSEAFEQEIIRLKATIDADKSGKDSKSHVKEIVELTEQISHATIPYVKKDEMRNLLKGLKKTLDDKERALRAAVSVTVVERAKALCEANPKATVLVEQLEAFNNTKALDAALKQVRSQLPDAAAMFLSVDADSKKIFCLSSVPKSAVEKGLKANEWVQHVSATLGGKGGGKPESAQASGTNYEKVDEIVELASQFAQSKLS; this comes from the exons ATGAAATACCTGACCGCCAAGGAGGTGCGCGATGCCTATCTGGGCTTCTTCAAGGAGCAGAAGCACATCTACGTCCACTCCTCCAGCACGATTCCGCTGGACGATCCCACGCTGTTGTTCGCCAACGCCGGCATGAATCAGTTCAAGCCCATCTTCCTCGGCACCGCCGACCCCAACAGCGAGATGTCCAAGTGGGTGCGCGTGGCCAACACGCAGAAGTGCATCCGTGCCGGCGGCAAGCACAACGATCTGGACGACGTGGGCAAGGATGTCTACCATCACACCTTCTTCGAGATGCTGGGCAACTGGTCCTTTGGCGACTACTTCAAGAAGGAGATCTGCTCCTGGGCCTGGGAGTTCCTCACCCAGCGCCTCAGCCTGCCCAAGGATCGCCTGTATGTGACGTACTTCGGTGGCGACGAGGCCAGCGGTCTGGAACCCGACCTGGAGTGCAAGCAGCTGTGGCTGGACCTGGGCCTCAAGCCGGAGCACATCCTGCCGGGCAGCATGAAGGACAACTTCTGGGAGATGGGCGAAACTGGACCCTGTGGTCCCTGCTCCGAGCTGCACTTTGACCGCATTGGCGGACGAAGCGTGCCGGAGCTGGTCAACATGGACGATCCCGATGTCCTGGAGATCTGGAATCTCGTGTTCATTCAGTTCAACCGCGAGTCCGATGGCAGCCTCAAGCAGCTGCCCAGGAAGCACATCGACTGCGGCATGGGCTTCGAGCGCCTGGTGTCCGTCATTCAGAACAAGCGCTCCAACTACGACACGGATCTGTTTGTGCCCCTCTTCGAGGCCATCCAGGCGGGCACTGGTGCCCCAGCCTACCAGGGACGCGTGGGCGCCGACGATGTGGACGGCATCGACATGGCCTACCGCGTGCTCGCCGACCACGCCCGCACCATCACCATTGCGCTGGCTGATGGCGGCACTCCGGACAACACTGGTCGTGGCTATGTCCTGCGACGCATCCTCCGACGTGCTGTGCG TTATGCCACGGAGAAGCTGAATGCTAAACCCGGTTTCTTCGCCACCCTGGTGAACACCGTTGTGGATCTGCTTGGCGACGCCTTCCCCGAGGTGAAGAAGGATCCCCAGCACATCATTGATATCATCAACGAGGAGGAGTTACAGTTCCTCAAGACACTGACGCGCGGTCGCAATTTGCTGAACCGCACCATCGAAAAGCTGGGCAACCAGACCATCATTCCCGGCGATGTTGCCTGGCGGCTGTACGACACCTACGGCTTCCCAGTCGATCTCACGCAGCTGATGGCGGAGGAGAAATCCCTGCAAATCGATATGGATGGCTACGAGGCAGCCAAGCAGAATTCATATGTGCTGTCACAGGGCAAGGGCGCCAGCAAGATCGATGAGATCAATCTGGACGTGCACGGCATTTCCCAACTCCAGGAGCAAGGAGTGCCCCCCACCAACGACAGCTTCAAGTACAAGTACGAAGCTGTTTCGGAGGAGCGGGACTCGGCCTACAACTACGGTGTGTGCAACAGCAAGATCGTAGCCCTGCGCTTCGAAAATCAGTTCGTGAACGAGATCAGCAGTGGACAGAAGGCGGGCATTGTACTGGACAAGACCAACTTCTATGCCGAGAGCGGTGGTCAGATCTATGATCAGGGTGCTCTGGTTAAGGTCAACGACGAGGCAAACGAATTCCTGGTGGATCGTGTCTACAACCGCGGCGGCTACATCCTTCACATCGGCGTGGTCGAGGGAACACTGAAGGTGGGCGACGAGCTAGAGCTGCACATTGATGTGGAGCGTCGCTGGCTGACCATGAAGAACCACTCGGCCACCCACGCACTCAACCACTGCCTGCTGCAAGTTCTGGGTAAGGACACCGAGCAAAAGGGGTCGCTGGTGGTGCCAGAGAAGCTGCGCTTCGATTTCAACAGCAAGGCAGCTATGACCATCGAACAGGTGGCCAAGACGGAGCAGTTGACCAAGGATATGGTGTACAAAAATGTGCCCATCTACGCTAAGGAGTCGCAACTGGCCCTGGCCAAGAAGATCCGTGGTCTGCGATCCGTCTTCGACGAAGTCTACCCCGATCCCGTGAGGGTCATCTCCTTCGGGGTGTCCGTGGACGAACTGGAGCAGAATCCCGATTCTGAGGCCGGCGAACAAACCTCCGTGGAATTTTGCGGCGGCACTCATCTCAGGCGCTCGGGACACATCATGGATTTTGTCATCAGCAGCGAAGAGGCCATTGCCAAGGGAATCCGTCGCATCGTGGCTCTTACTGGACCCGAAGCTTTGAAGGCACTGAAGAAATCGGAGGCTTTTGAACAAGAAATCATCCGACTTAAGGCCACCATCGATGCGGATAAGTCTGGCAAGGACTCCAAGTCGCATGTCAAGGAGATTGTCGAGCTGACCGAACAGATCTCGCATGCCACGATTCCGTACGTGAAAAAGGACGAGATGCGCAACCTGCTGAAGGGCCTGAAGAAGACGCTGGACGACAAGGAGCGTGCCCTGCGCGCCGCCGTCTCTGTGACCGTCGTGGAGCGCGCCAAGGCGCTGTGCGAGGCCAATCCCAAGGCCACCGTGCTGGTTGAGCAGCTGGAAGCCTTCAACAACACCAAGGCCCTGGATGCCGCTCTCAAGCAGGTGCGCAGCCAGCTGCCCGATGCCGCTGCCATGTTCTTGTCGGTCGACGCGGACTCCAAGAAGATCTTCTGCCTCAGCTCGGTGCCCAAGAGCGCAGTGGAGAAGGGTCTGAAGGCCAACGAGTGGGTGCAGCACGTCTCCGCCACTCTGGGTGGCAAGGGAGGTGGTAAACCAGAGTCCGCCCAGGCTTCGGGCACAAATTACGAAAAGGTGGACGAGATTGTCGAACTGGCCAGCCAGTTTGCCCAGTCCAAACTGTCTTAA
- the LOC128261404 gene encoding uncharacterized protein LOC128261404, translating to MALSRAKTDDLPKDAVVITEDQALKYQWKIITAWDKMGDVWSLRYGPGILSALAAGTGAYINNHYRTKLRLGGHGRLSSYLPIVAVPAIFTMLAHKFFIQRPILLNPLGECPVCIQVRSAFFQTGLGIVYPTILAPFAAFMFATRCYTYRIPSITESPREVFQLWRKITRPIVPALGTIICLQALITMFLTGQEDKQNFNLMLRMREIEHQLEEEHLPQRIDF from the exons ATGGCATTATCCCGAGCCAAAACTGACGATCTGCCCAAAGATGCCGTTGTCATAACAGAGGATCAGGCCCTGAAGTACCAATGGAAGATCATAACTGCCTGGGACAAAATGGGCGATGT GTGGTCCCTACGCTACGGTCCCGGAATTCTTAGTGCCTTGGCCGCCGGAACGGGCGCCTACATCAATAACCACTATCGCACCAAGCTGCGACTGGGAGGACATGGTCGGTTGTCCAGCTACCTGCCCATTGTCGCTGTTCCCGCCATTTTCACCATGCTGGCGCACAAATTCTTCATCCAGAGACCTATTCTGCTGAATCCACTGGGCGAATGCCCGGTATGCATTCAGGTGCGCAGCGCCTTCTTTCAAACCGGCCTGGGCATTGTGTATCCCACGATCCTGGCTCCATTCGCCGCTTTTATGTTTGCCACCAGATGCTACACATACCGCATTCCCTCGATCACGGAGAGTCCGCGCGAGGTGTTCCAGCTGTGGCGAAAGATCACCCGGCCCATTGTGCCCGCTTTGGGTACCATCATCTGCCTTCAAGCCCTAATCACCATGTTCCTCACCGGCCAGGAGGACAAGCAGAACTTCAATCTGATGCTGCGCATGCGGGAGATCGAACACCAGCTGGAGGAGGAACACCTGCCACAGCGAATCGacttttaa
- the LOC128261405 gene encoding protein PPP1R35 homolog: MPHKRKSRLNVNQKNSATRRVQSAIPSTTRPHVTTESCFSIDVEIPIPDSSKIRSGGLPFRRHFPVHKLAVPQYNSTVRKQDEIHFITQMLADTNVSPEAAAAIAPKVTQKMNFPPDKTVFKDLVPLNVNDSVLEPLKLKRGASKDKQSKESEPSKVSNEPQLADYVEKVEPIAMTIKEPELRLDYTQEPFDFLGAYKKVYH; the protein is encoded by the exons ATGCCTCACAAACGCAAGTCCCGACTTAATGTGAACCAAAAGAACTCCGCCACGCGACGTGTCCAATCGGCCATCCCGTCGACAACTCGGCCTCATGTCACAACCGAATCCTGCTTTAGTATAGACGTGGAGATCCCGATTCCGGACAGTTCTAAGATAAGAAGTGGCGGCTTGCCGTTCAGGAGACACTTTCCGGTGCACAAGCTTGCCGTGCCGCAGTACAATTCGACCGTCCGCAAGCAGGACGAGATTCACTTCATAACCCAGATGCTGGCAGACACTAATGTTTCGCCTGAAGCTGCGGCAGCCATTGCTCCAAAG GTAACCCAGAAGATGAACTTTCCGCCGGACAAGACTGTTTTCAAGGATCTGGTGCCTTTGAATGTCAACGACTCCGTGCTGGagccgctcaagctcaagcgcgGGGCCTCAAAGGACAAGCAGTCCAAGGAATCGGAGCCAAGCAAGGTCAGCAATGAGCCCCAACTAGCCGACTATGTTGAGAAGGTGGAACCCATTGCAATGACTATTAAGGAACCCGAGTTACGATTGGACTATACACAGGAACCCTTCGATTTTCTCGGCGCTTACAAGAAGGTCTACCATTAg
- the LOC128261407 gene encoding dolichyl-diphosphooligosaccharide--protein glycosyltransferase subunit DAD1 produces the protein MVELSSVISKFYNDYVQNTPKKLKLVDIYLGYILLTGIIQFVYCCLVGTFPFNSFLSGFISTVSCFVLAVCLRLQANPQNKTVFAGISPERGFADFIFAHVILHLVVMNFIG, from the coding sequence ATGGTGGAGCTGTCGAGCGTGATTTCCAAATTCTACAACGACTACGTGCAGAACACACCCAAGAAGCTGAAGCTGGTGGACATCTATCTGGGCTACATTCTGCTGACCGGCATCATCCAGTTTGTTTACTGCTGCCTGGTGGGCACCTTCCCGTTCAACTCCTTCCTGTCGGGCTTCATCAGCACCGTCAGCTGCTTCGTCCTGGCCGTGTGCCTCCGGCTGCAGGCCAATCCCCAGAACAAGACCGTATTTGCCGGCATCTCGCCGGAGCGCGGATTCGCAGACTTCATCTTCGCCCATGTGATCCTGCATCTGGTGGTGATGAACTTCATCGGTTAA